The Montipora capricornis isolate CH-2021 chromosome 3, ASM3666992v2, whole genome shotgun sequence genome window below encodes:
- the LOC138043661 gene encoding lipid droplet-regulating VLDL assembly factor AUP1-like isoform X1, with protein sequence MALKDLFFLNRFPDGGALFLLLFYIPCGLLLAIFRFFFGLQLLVMMSILPKQSMVKKILLRVSCCILGVAVTQEGTAENYKKDQHKLVISNHVTHLDNVAIETIISSVMPFNKCDFPWLIKWVLGYREFGDKEKENMDNGIKEYLQESSFPLLVFPEEQITNGKRGLLKFNPWGFQFSDTVLPVLISVRRPLMVQIAAHVLGSGWWQDFLWFMFVPYTHFHIRVLRPLELTSNDFGDVQKHMASALGVEATNYSSEDVVELIKQIEMLASKTVLPAPTQTSHPTAPKQEARINNASPNTRLTRMVKQVREVLPQVPSTAIAQDLSRTHCVDTTITNILEGRLSYVPEKEINHTDTCNDINRGSKAVSDEAAPTKPQTVTFSRFPEERQKLLSQRKAMMLESARRRFIGTMEKES encoded by the exons gTTCCCAGATGGAGGAGCTCTGTTCCTTTTGCTCTTTTACATTCCTTGTGGACTATTACTTGCAATATTTAGATTCTTCTTTGGACTACAGCTTCTTGTTATGATGTCAATTTTACCAAAGCAATCAATGgtgaaaaa GATTCTGTTAAGAGTGTCGTGTTGTATACTTGGTGTAGCTGTCACACAAGAGGGAACTgcagaaaattacaaaaaagatCAGCATAAg CTTGTTATTAGTAATCATGTTACTCATCTGGATAATGTTGCAATTGAGACGATTATATCAAGTGTTATG CCATTCAATAAATGTGACTTTCCCTGGCTGATTAAATGGGTCTTAGGATACAGAGAATTTGGtgataaagaaaaggaaaatatgGATAATGGAATAAAAGAATATTTACAAG AATCTAGCTTTCCTCTCTTGGTATTTCCTGAGGAGCAAATCACAAATGGGAAGAGAGGTCTCTTAAAGTTCAA CCCATGGGGATTTCAGTTTAGCGACACTGTTTTGCCT GTTTTGATCTCAGTGAGACGTCCGTTAATGGTTCAAATAGCTGCT CATGTGTTAGGAAGTGGTTGGTGGCAAGATTTCTTGTGGTTCATGTTTGTACCCTACACGCATTTTCACATCAG GGTCCTTCGTCCACTAGAATTAACATCAAATGATTTTGGTGACGTTCAAAAG CATATGGCCAGTGCTCTGGGAGTCGAAGCCACAAATTATTCATCAGAAGACGTTGTGGAATTAATAAAGCAAATAGAAATGCTCGCGTCAAAGACCGTATTACCAGCACCCACCCAAACCAGTCACCCGACTGCTCCAAAGCAAGAGGCTCGGATTAACAATGCCAGTCCCAATACAAGGCTTACGCGCATGGTAAAACAAGTGAGGGAGGTGTTACCACAGGTGCCGTCGACAGCGATAGCACAAGACTTGA GTCGAACACACTGTGTGGACACAACGATAACCAATATTCTGGAAGGAAGACTCAGCTACGTACCAGAGAAAGAAATCAACCACACGGATACATGCAATGATATCAACAGAGGTTCCAAAGCAGTTTCTGATGAG GCTGCACCAACCAAACCCCAGACGGTAACATTCTCACGCTTTCCAGAGGAACGACAAAAACTACTGAGTCAACGGAAGGCCATGATGTTGGAAAGTGCAAGGAG gcGTTTTATTGGTACTATGGAGAAAGAAAGCTAG
- the LOC138043661 gene encoding lipid droplet-regulating VLDL assembly factor AUP1-like isoform X2 has translation MALKDLFFLNRFPDGGALFLLLFYIPCGLLLAIFRFFFGLQLLVMMSILPKQSMVKKILLRVSCCILGVAVTQEGTAENYKKDQHKLVISNHVTHLDNVAIETIISSVMPFNKCDFPWLIKWVLGYREFGDKEKENMDNGIKEYLQESSFPLLVFPEEQITNGKRGLLKFNPWGFQFSDTVLPVLISVRRPLMVQIAAHVLGSGWWQDFLWFMFVPYTHFHIRVLRPLELTSNDFGDVQKHMASALGVEATNYSSEDVVELIKQIEMLASKTVLPAPTQTSHPTAPKQEARINNASPNTRLTRMVKQVREVLPQVPSTAIAQDLSRTHCVDTTITNILEGRLSYVPEKEINHTDTCNDINRGSKAVSDEAAPTKPQTVTFSRFPEERQKLLSQRKAMMLESARR, from the exons gTTCCCAGATGGAGGAGCTCTGTTCCTTTTGCTCTTTTACATTCCTTGTGGACTATTACTTGCAATATTTAGATTCTTCTTTGGACTACAGCTTCTTGTTATGATGTCAATTTTACCAAAGCAATCAATGgtgaaaaa GATTCTGTTAAGAGTGTCGTGTTGTATACTTGGTGTAGCTGTCACACAAGAGGGAACTgcagaaaattacaaaaaagatCAGCATAAg CTTGTTATTAGTAATCATGTTACTCATCTGGATAATGTTGCAATTGAGACGATTATATCAAGTGTTATG CCATTCAATAAATGTGACTTTCCCTGGCTGATTAAATGGGTCTTAGGATACAGAGAATTTGGtgataaagaaaaggaaaatatgGATAATGGAATAAAAGAATATTTACAAG AATCTAGCTTTCCTCTCTTGGTATTTCCTGAGGAGCAAATCACAAATGGGAAGAGAGGTCTCTTAAAGTTCAA CCCATGGGGATTTCAGTTTAGCGACACTGTTTTGCCT GTTTTGATCTCAGTGAGACGTCCGTTAATGGTTCAAATAGCTGCT CATGTGTTAGGAAGTGGTTGGTGGCAAGATTTCTTGTGGTTCATGTTTGTACCCTACACGCATTTTCACATCAG GGTCCTTCGTCCACTAGAATTAACATCAAATGATTTTGGTGACGTTCAAAAG CATATGGCCAGTGCTCTGGGAGTCGAAGCCACAAATTATTCATCAGAAGACGTTGTGGAATTAATAAAGCAAATAGAAATGCTCGCGTCAAAGACCGTATTACCAGCACCCACCCAAACCAGTCACCCGACTGCTCCAAAGCAAGAGGCTCGGATTAACAATGCCAGTCCCAATACAAGGCTTACGCGCATGGTAAAACAAGTGAGGGAGGTGTTACCACAGGTGCCGTCGACAGCGATAGCACAAGACTTGA GTCGAACACACTGTGTGGACACAACGATAACCAATATTCTGGAAGGAAGACTCAGCTACGTACCAGAGAAAGAAATCAACCACACGGATACATGCAATGATATCAACAGAGGTTCCAAAGCAGTTTCTGATGAG GCTGCACCAACCAAACCCCAGACGGTAACATTCTCACGCTTTCCAGAGGAACGACAAAAACTACTGAGTCAACGGAAGGCCATGATGTTGGAAAGTGCAAGGAGGTAA